A single region of the Vicia villosa cultivar HV-30 ecotype Madison, WI linkage group LG4, Vvil1.0, whole genome shotgun sequence genome encodes:
- the LOC131600148 gene encoding hypersensitive-induced response protein 1-like: protein MGQALGCYHVYKGDVAIKERFGRFIEVLEPGYHWTPWFIGYQIPGVISMSVQQHDFKCETKTKDNVFVNVIASVQYRVVADKASDAFYKLTDIREHIQSYVFYVIRASVSKLELDVVFEQKNDIAKTVQDELEKAMSTYGYEIVQTFIIDIEPDAIVKRAMNEIDASARMRLTANKKAESEKKLQIKKAEGEAESMYILGLGIARQRQTIMDELSDSVLAFSESVPETSAKDVVDMVLVTQYFDTMNEIGASSKSSVFIPHGPGAVRDIVVQIRDGLLQQNAAN from the exons ATGGGTCAAGCTTTGGGATGCTACCATGTATACAAGGGTGATGTTGCTATAAAAGAACGATTTGGGAGATTTATTGAAGTTTTAGAACCTGGATACCATTGGACACCTTGGTTTATTGGCTATCAGATACCTGGTGTAATATCGATGAGTGTGCAGCAACATGATTTTAAATGCGAGACAAAAACAAAG gataATGTCTTTGTCAACGTGATTGCATCTGTACAATACCGCGTTGTGGCTGATAAAGCGTCTGATGCCTTTTATAAGCTCACCGACATAAGGGAACATATTCAATCATATGTTTTTTATG TTATAAGAGCCAGTGTGTCGAAGTTAGAGCTGGATGTCGTCTTTGAGCAGAAGAATGATATAGCAAAGACTGTCCAAGATGAGCTTGAGAag GCGATGTCGACCTACGGTTACGAGATAGTCCAGACTTTCATTATTGATATCGAGCCTGATGCTATTGTCAAGAGAGCAATGAATGAGATCGATGCAT CTGCGAGAATGAGGTTGACTGCAAACAAGAAAGCAGAATCAGAAAAGAAATTGCAGATAAAGAAAGCTGAAGGAGAAGCTGAGTCCATGTATATATTAGGACTCGGTATAGCTCGTCAACGTCAAACTATCATGGACGAACTGAGCGACAGTGTTCTTGCATTCTCTGAAAGTGTACCTGAAACTTCTGCTAAAGATGTCGTGGACATGGTGTTGGTAACCCAATACTTCGACACCATGAACGAAATTGGAGCATCCTCAAAATCATCCGTGTTCATACCACATGGCCCCGGTGCTGTTAGAGACATTGTTGTGCAGATTAGGGATGGACTCCTTCAGCAAAATGCTGCAAATTAA